In the genome of Oligoflexus sp., one region contains:
- a CDS encoding TPM domain-containing protein, producing the protein MQRLLLLILWMVSVTPVLAVTPIPALTDPVMDTAGILSQNTEAYLDQQLRGLHQAGGSQIVILTIPKLEDETIEQYGIRVADTWKLGTAEKDNGAILLISAQDRKMRIEVGQGLEGSLTDLYSSRIIREKITPLFREGDYDAGVIAGVSHIVAYTDPDFKFGVDAPQRSRQVRGERRGGVGSLFSLFIFLIVIFIIAAANRGGPRGPFSGGRRGGFGGWGGGGFGGGGGFGGGGFGGGGGGFSGGGASGSW; encoded by the coding sequence GTGCAGCGACTTCTGCTGCTGATACTTTGGATGGTGAGCGTGACGCCGGTGCTGGCGGTCACGCCCATACCGGCTCTGACCGATCCAGTCATGGATACGGCCGGCATACTCTCCCAGAATACCGAAGCGTATCTGGATCAGCAGCTGCGTGGCCTTCATCAGGCCGGCGGCAGCCAGATCGTGATACTCACCATACCCAAGCTGGAAGATGAAACCATCGAACAGTATGGGATTCGCGTGGCGGATACGTGGAAGCTCGGAACCGCGGAAAAAGACAATGGCGCCATACTTCTGATCTCGGCGCAGGATCGCAAGATGCGCATCGAGGTCGGCCAGGGACTCGAAGGGTCGCTTACCGACCTTTACAGCAGCCGCATCATCCGTGAAAAAATCACGCCCCTTTTCCGCGAAGGTGATTACGATGCCGGTGTCATCGCCGGCGTCTCGCATATCGTCGCGTATACCGACCCCGATTTTAAATTCGGTGTCGATGCACCGCAGCGTTCGCGGCAGGTCCGCGGAGAGCGTCGTGGTGGAGTGGGTTCGCTCTTTTCCCTCTTCATTTTCCTGATCGTCATCTTCATCATAGCCGCAGCCAATCGCGGGGGACCGCGCGGTCCCTTCAGCGGAGGTCGGCGTGGAGGCTTTGGCGGCTGGGGTGGTGGCGGTTTCGGTGGCGGCGGTGGTTTTGGTGGCGGCGGCTTCGGCGGCGGTGGTGGTGGATTTTCAGGAGGAGGAGCATCCGGATCATGGTAA
- a CDS encoding LemA family protein: MLRILSRTVAGLLLMGAMTGCGLQSIPQARNKVEAALAETTNQYKRRADLIPNIVSVVKGYASHEQETLTAVVEARSKATQTTVDPGSMDPKKLQEYMASQGNLSQALGRLMVVVEKYPDLKADAQFRDLSAQLEGTENRIAVARQRYIESINEFNNLITVPPTSFTNSLIYHHEKMPQWTVTEAEKTQIESAPKVDFK; the protein is encoded by the coding sequence ATGCTACGTATTTTGAGTCGGACAGTCGCAGGTTTGCTTCTTATGGGAGCCATGACGGGCTGTGGTTTGCAGTCAATTCCTCAGGCCAGGAATAAGGTGGAAGCGGCGCTGGCGGAAACCACGAACCAGTATAAAAGACGTGCTGACCTGATTCCCAACATTGTGAGCGTAGTCAAAGGCTATGCGTCGCATGAGCAGGAAACATTGACGGCCGTGGTGGAAGCGCGGTCGAAAGCGACACAAACCACGGTGGATCCAGGGTCCATGGATCCGAAGAAATTGCAGGAATACATGGCCTCGCAGGGCAACCTGAGCCAGGCATTAGGTCGCCTTATGGTCGTTGTGGAAAAATACCCAGACCTGAAAGCCGATGCTCAGTTCCGTGATCTGAGCGCGCAGCTGGAAGGCACAGAGAACCGCATCGCCGTTGCGCGTCAGCGTTACATTGAATCCATCAACGAGTTCAATAACCTGATCACAGTACCTCCGACAAGCTTCACCAACAGCCTGATCTATCATCACGAGAAGATGCCGCAGTGGACCGTGACTGAAGCGGAAAAAACCCAGATCGAATCGGCTCCCAAGGTTGACTTCAAGTGA
- a CDS encoding alpha/beta hydrolase, protein MRFLLRWLVSCSACFTLSHRAEAVPESIFEQEFAGRILPAFWANGSSAFLTTADGLKIHYRSYVKPGQDRALVILPGRTESTFKFAEFLDDIQDLNLAVFIMDHRGQGASGRETDQPEMQYVRDFSFYRDDLGQLMKEVVTPHGFKEVYGLGHSMGANILSLYMVQNPNVFAKAVTSSPMLDINPAPFPFQWMGYSFATIACWLGFDKSFVPGHGPFHFDEPYRGTGSAVRYKAFNQLRWDRKDERVGGVSFRFAQKALEATWDMRDDAEKLIAPILMFQAGNDDVVMTGGQDYVCQRAKQCRKLTFPEARHEIHVEVDAIRNPWLQEIRQFFSRP, encoded by the coding sequence ATGCGGTTTCTTTTGCGCTGGCTTGTGTCGTGCTCCGCCTGCTTCACCTTATCCCACAGGGCTGAGGCTGTACCGGAGAGCATCTTTGAGCAGGAATTCGCGGGTCGTATCCTGCCAGCTTTCTGGGCCAATGGCAGCTCGGCTTTTCTTACCACAGCGGATGGCCTCAAAATCCATTATCGCTCGTATGTGAAGCCGGGGCAGGATCGCGCCTTGGTCATCCTGCCAGGCCGCACGGAATCCACCTTTAAATTCGCCGAATTCTTGGATGACATCCAGGATCTGAACCTGGCTGTCTTCATCATGGATCACCGTGGGCAGGGAGCCTCGGGTCGCGAGACGGATCAGCCCGAGATGCAGTATGTGCGGGATTTCTCCTTCTATCGCGATGACCTGGGGCAGCTCATGAAGGAAGTGGTGACGCCGCATGGATTCAAGGAAGTCTATGGCCTTGGTCATTCCATGGGGGCCAATATCCTTTCGCTTTATATGGTGCAGAATCCGAATGTGTTCGCGAAAGCTGTCACGTCCTCGCCGATGCTCGATATCAATCCCGCACCTTTTCCCTTCCAATGGATGGGCTATTCGTTCGCGACTATTGCCTGCTGGCTCGGTTTTGATAAGAGTTTTGTTCCCGGTCATGGTCCCTTTCACTTCGACGAACCCTATCGCGGGACCGGCAGTGCGGTGCGCTACAAGGCCTTCAACCAGCTGCGCTGGGATCGCAAGGACGAACGTGTGGGTGGGGTGAGTTTCCGCTTCGCGCAAAAAGCACTGGAGGCGACCTGGGATATGCGCGATGATGCAGAAAAGCTTATCGCTCCGATCCTGATGTTTCAGGCAGGCAATGATGATGTGGTCATGACCGGAGGGCAGGATTATGTGTGTCAGCGGGCGAAGCAGTGTCGCAAGCTCACGTTCCCGGAAGCCCGACATGAAATTCATGTGGAAGTCGATGCGATACGGAATCCTTGGCTGCAGGAAATTCGCCAGTTTTTCAGCCGTCCTTAG
- the murA gene encoding UDP-N-acetylglucosamine 1-carboxyvinyltransferase: MTQPRLRIVGGKKLSGGRISIAGSSNQVTKCIIASMLTDEPVMIKGAPDVDERKIVEGLYRYLGGQVITHESDVIEVCAKTMDRWAISEEICRKNRISILCAGPLLQRFGKVSFYGALGGDKIGRRPVNFHIEGLAMMGAQVEQNGNQYHLSVDEKGLHGAHIKLPFPSVMTTENLIIAASMARGRTIIENAAIEPEIFELCMMLQKMGADITQTPNRTFIIEGVKKLNGCELRCMFDRNQVVSFAVAALATGGDVLIENVTHGPVYSFLNFIQRMGAEFTVNSKGLYVKAPMGKPLKGVHIEVEVHPGFMTDWQQPFMVLFTQAEGVSILHETVFEERLGYTSFLNNMGANIHVTSKCLGESPCRFRNHNFVHSAIIQGPTRLQARDFELPTDIRAGKCLVVAGLVAEGVTHLSNIHELTRKYDNLVPKLQAMGAEIEELPATP, translated from the coding sequence ATGACCCAACCTCGCCTCAGGATCGTTGGCGGTAAAAAACTTTCCGGTGGTCGCATCTCGATCGCCGGCAGTTCCAATCAGGTCACCAAATGCATCATCGCCTCGATGCTGACGGACGAACCCGTGATGATCAAAGGCGCCCCGGATGTCGACGAACGCAAGATCGTCGAGGGGCTCTATCGTTACCTGGGCGGTCAGGTGATCACGCATGAATCCGATGTGATCGAAGTCTGCGCGAAAACCATGGATCGCTGGGCTATTTCCGAGGAAATTTGCCGGAAGAACCGCATTTCGATCCTGTGCGCCGGACCGCTTCTGCAGCGCTTCGGCAAGGTCAGTTTCTATGGGGCGCTCGGCGGTGACAAGATCGGCCGCCGCCCTGTGAATTTCCACATCGAAGGCCTCGCCATGATGGGCGCGCAGGTCGAGCAGAACGGCAATCAGTATCACCTGAGCGTCGATGAAAAAGGTCTGCACGGCGCGCATATCAAGCTGCCCTTTCCCTCGGTCATGACCACGGAAAACCTTATTATCGCAGCCTCCATGGCCCGCGGCCGGACCATCATTGAGAACGCCGCGATCGAGCCCGAGATCTTCGAGCTTTGCATGATGCTGCAGAAGATGGGCGCGGATATCACCCAGACGCCGAATCGTACCTTCATCATCGAAGGCGTGAAGAAGCTGAACGGCTGCGAACTGCGCTGCATGTTCGATCGCAACCAGGTCGTCTCCTTCGCGGTGGCGGCTTTGGCGACCGGCGGGGACGTGCTGATTGAAAACGTCACGCATGGTCCTGTTTACAGCTTTTTGAACTTCATCCAGCGCATGGGTGCCGAGTTCACGGTGAATTCCAAGGGTCTTTATGTGAAAGCCCCGATGGGAAAACCTTTGAAGGGCGTGCATATCGAAGTGGAAGTGCATCCCGGTTTCATGACCGACTGGCAGCAGCCGTTCATGGTGCTCTTCACGCAGGCGGAAGGGGTTTCCATTCTGCATGAAACCGTATTCGAAGAGCGCCTCGGGTATACGTCCTTCCTCAATAACATGGGCGCCAACATCCATGTGACGAGCAAGTGCCTGGGTGAATCGCCCTGCCGTTTCCGGAATCACAACTTCGTGCATTCCGCGATCATTCAGGGGCCGACCCGCCTGCAGGCCCGCGACTTCGAACTGCCGACCGATATCCGCGCGGGCAAGTGCCTTGTGGTGGCCGGTCTGGTGGCGGAAGGCGTCACCCACCTCAGCAACATTCACGAATTGACCCGGAAATACGATAACCTTGTGCCCAAGCTTCAGGCCATGGGCGCAGAGATCGAGGAGCTGCCGGCGACGCCGTGA
- the era gene encoding GTPase Era, producing the protein MTQRCGYCAIMGRPNAGKSSLLNTLVGQKIVGVSAKPNTTRNRILGIRMEDNAQLLFLDTPGIHRSHKKLTLNSLMNREAWSVLADADMILYVIDVQDVGNAEDINFLRNVVKESKGRVLVCLNKCDKLKKVELRLAEERLLGIMAMIREELPPEAAAHLDDRHPWLISAKRKESLTELVAAIVEGLPEGPWLYPDDDLTDRPQKFVCAELIREQAFRHLGAELPYQLAVRVDTMEFAPTIVRIEAYIVVSRQAHRGIVLGKNGQKIKEIGMEARQNLELHFQNKVYLGLEVIVDEDWVNDPISIADYAELDPKDD; encoded by the coding sequence ATGACACAGCGCTGTGGATATTGTGCCATCATGGGTAGACCAAATGCCGGGAAAAGTTCCCTCTTGAATACCCTTGTTGGTCAGAAGATCGTCGGCGTCAGCGCCAAACCCAACACGACACGGAATCGCATCCTGGGCATTCGTATGGAAGACAATGCTCAGCTGTTGTTTTTGGATACGCCTGGTATCCATCGCAGCCATAAGAAACTGACTTTGAACTCGCTCATGAATCGCGAGGCCTGGTCGGTGCTCGCCGATGCGGACATGATCCTTTATGTGATCGATGTCCAGGACGTCGGCAATGCCGAAGACATCAATTTCCTGCGCAACGTGGTCAAGGAATCCAAGGGCCGCGTCCTCGTTTGCCTCAATAAATGCGATAAGCTGAAAAAGGTCGAACTGCGCCTCGCCGAAGAACGCCTGCTCGGTATCATGGCCATGATACGCGAAGAGCTGCCGCCCGAGGCCGCCGCGCACCTCGATGACCGTCATCCCTGGCTGATCAGCGCCAAGCGCAAAGAAAGCCTGACCGAACTGGTGGCCGCGATCGTGGAAGGCCTACCCGAAGGTCCCTGGCTTTACCCCGATGATGACCTGACCGATCGCCCACAAAAATTCGTGTGCGCGGAACTCATTCGTGAGCAGGCTTTCCGGCATTTGGGGGCCGAGCTGCCTTACCAATTGGCCGTGCGGGTTGATACAATGGAATTTGCCCCGACCATCGTGCGGATCGAGGCCTATATCGTGGTCAGCCGCCAGGCGCACCGCGGTATCGTTTTGGGCAAAAACGGGCAGAAAATCAAGGAAATCGGCATGGAAGCCCGGCAGAACCTCGAACTTCATTTCCAAAACAAGGTCTACCTCGGTTTGGAAGTGATCGTGGACGAGGACTGGGTCAACGATCCGATTTCCATCGCTGATTACGCCGAACTCGACCCCAAAGATGACTAA
- a CDS encoding sensor histidine kinase has protein sequence MKSLSANPLLSLWSYISESGLRTTISEREQRRIRFSNQNTAIIAVLILVSFPPVFWMVGQPALAIVTLLSALHFGCIFLINRWSGSLTFGRLYTIFNYNAVTLFYALALGRGSGVQYVFLTCASVPFILLDYRRRLSFILCSLAPVLLYFFVELLGQDLVEPLPLTAAEQRMIHLATMPFVFATVFMFSGYFYLNSQKSETKLRRTIVDLRTSQKLIEEQQTMLVASSRLSAIGELAGSIAHEINNPLGIVKGYSEQLIKLLKRETWDRDRIHYAGQKISETIDRMSQIILSLRRLSYEGEGEPFESLDLVQVVDDTLAICRQSIEQLGIELIFDRPDRSFHTRGRPLQIGQVLLNLIQNARDAVEKLPERWIRISLRQVGSELELAVEDSGDGLKPDILARIGQPFFTTKPFGKGTGLGISISRKIMAAHGGSLDVDVKHPNTRFVVVMPQTLLHRA, from the coding sequence TTGAAAAGTTTGTCAGCGAATCCTTTGCTTAGCCTATGGAGCTATATATCCGAATCGGGCCTGCGCACGACCATCAGCGAGCGCGAGCAGCGTCGTATTCGCTTTTCCAATCAGAATACCGCCATCATCGCAGTTCTGATTCTGGTATCCTTCCCGCCGGTCTTCTGGATGGTTGGACAGCCGGCACTGGCAATCGTGACACTGCTCTCGGCCCTGCATTTCGGCTGCATTTTTTTGATCAACCGCTGGAGCGGGTCGCTCACGTTCGGACGTCTCTATACAATTTTCAACTACAACGCCGTCACGCTTTTCTATGCCCTGGCCCTGGGGCGTGGGTCTGGCGTTCAGTACGTGTTCCTGACCTGCGCGTCGGTGCCTTTTATTCTGCTGGATTACCGCCGTCGCCTCAGTTTTATCCTCTGCAGTCTGGCGCCTGTGCTGCTTTATTTTTTCGTCGAGCTCCTCGGCCAGGACCTTGTGGAACCCTTGCCCCTGACGGCCGCTGAACAGCGCATGATCCATCTCGCGACCATGCCGTTTGTGTTCGCGACGGTCTTCATGTTTTCAGGTTATTTCTATCTGAACAGTCAGAAAAGCGAGACGAAACTCCGGCGAACGATCGTCGACCTCAGGACCAGCCAGAAGTTGATTGAAGAGCAGCAAACCATGCTGGTCGCAAGTTCACGGCTGTCGGCTATCGGAGAATTGGCGGGAAGCATCGCCCATGAAATCAATAATCCCCTGGGCATAGTCAAGGGTTACAGCGAGCAGCTGATCAAACTTCTGAAGCGTGAGACCTGGGATCGCGACCGCATTCATTATGCCGGTCAGAAAATATCGGAGACGATTGATCGCATGTCGCAGATTATCCTGAGTCTCAGGCGACTTTCCTATGAAGGGGAGGGGGAGCCGTTCGAAAGCCTCGACCTTGTGCAGGTGGTGGATGATACGCTGGCTATCTGTCGTCAAAGCATTGAACAGCTTGGGATAGAGCTGATCTTTGATCGACCGGACCGATCCTTCCATACCCGCGGCAGGCCGCTTCAGATCGGCCAGGTCCTTTTGAATTTAATCCAGAATGCGCGGGACGCCGTCGAAAAACTGCCCGAAAGGTGGATCCGGATTTCCTTAAGGCAGGTGGGCTCTGAACTGGAGCTGGCGGTTGAAGACAGCGGCGATGGCCTGAAGCCAGATATCCTGGCCCGAATCGGCCAGCCCTTCTTCACCACCAAACCCTTTGGCAAGGGCACGGGCCTCGGCATTAGTATTTCAAGGAAAATTATGGCGGCCCATGGCGGCAGTCTTGATGTCGATGTCAAGCACCCCAATACACGCTTTGTCGTTGTCATGCCGCAGACCCTGCTGCACCGGGCCTAG